A window from Heterodontus francisci isolate sHetFra1 chromosome 4, sHetFra1.hap1, whole genome shotgun sequence encodes these proteins:
- the LOC137368792 gene encoding LOW QUALITY PROTEIN: 6-phosphogluconolactonase-like (The sequence of the model RefSeq protein was modified relative to this genomic sequence to represent the inferred CDS: inserted 4 bases in 3 codons), producing the protein MADCGFPTICFHSERLIPFKNPDSTYRLYWKHLLAKISIPNNHXVAINPMLFVEEAAGKHAERLRXLFPGENTLLFDLLILGMGPDGHTCSLFLDYPQEQSKIIAQISDSPKPPEKCINMTLPLLNAVSCGESKASSLNDILEGHKEKPLPXIKPLKGEVHWFIDEGAVSKLTINIIKMLPDLLSS; encoded by the exons atggctgattgcggttttcccacaatctg cttccatagTGAGCGGCTCATCCCCTTCAAGAATCCTGACAGCACCTACAGACTGTACTGGAAACATCTGCTCGCCAAGATCTCCATTCCTAATAATC ATGTTGCAATTAACCCTATGCTCTTTGTGGAGGAAGCAGCAGGCAAGCATGCGGAGAGATTGAG TCTGTTTCCAGGTGAAAACACGTTGTTGTTTGACTTGCTAATCCTGGGGATGGGTCCCGATGGGCACACTTGTTCTCTCTTCCTGGATTACCCCCAGGAACAAAGTAAGATCATTGCTCAAATCAGTGATTCACCTAAACCTCCAGAAAAGTGTATAAACATGACCCTGCCCTTGCTGAATGCTGTGAGCTGTGGTGAGAGTAAAGCTTCTTCATTAAATGACATTCTAGAAGGCCACAAAGAAAAGCCACTGC ATATCAAGCCACTGAAGGGCGAGGTACATTGGTTTATTGATGAGGGTGCAGTGAGCAAGTTGACTATtaatataataaaa atgctgccagatctgttgagcaGCTAG